The nucleotide sequence tatctcttctttctctcaCGTCCTGGAGAATCGCTTGtctcttctcttctttcctttgtttgatcaattgGGATTTTTCATAATACGTCAAGTTGCTCTTCTTAACGTCGTTTCTTTCATGACGGGGGCCTTTGGTTTCTCTGTGAGTGTTTTCACCTTTAGTAGGTTCTTTTTTGAGCTCATCGACTGGATCCGTAGAGGGTCTACCTCCTTCTTTTTCTATTAGTTTAAAGTAGTTCTTTCTCAACCGGGCCCTATGAACCAAGGAACGCTTTATTTCCTTGCTCTTAAAATCCCGGAGATCCTTATACTTTTTGCTATCGAACTTTCTTCCTCCACTCATATTATCAGTGCTACTTCAAAATAATTTCTCGATGAGCTCC is from Yamadazyma tenuis chromosome 6, complete sequence and encodes:
- the FYV7 gene encoding rRNA-processing protein fyv7 (COG:S; EggNog:ENOG503P5FE), yielding MSGGRKFDSKKYKDLRDFKSKEIKRSLVHRARLRKNYFKLIEKEGGRPSTDPVDELKKEPTKGENTHRETKGPRHERNDVKKSNLTYYEKSQLIKQRKEEKRQAILQDVRERRDKIEKSNQQRDRMKEKLSQKTKHGQPLMGPRINNLLDKIKKDMS